A portion of the Lolium rigidum isolate FL_2022 chromosome 1, APGP_CSIRO_Lrig_0.1, whole genome shotgun sequence genome contains these proteins:
- the LOC124663314 gene encoding ubiquitin-conjugating enzyme E2 22-like — MGLRLISDSSTRAARRCVGMYWPIDWSHYSHFAPVLELSALIGFMATNENLPSNVISQLAREMKNLDESPPEGIKIIVNDDDFTTICADIEGPAGTPYENGLFRMKLLLCRDFPHSPPKGFFLTKIFHPNIATSGEICVNTLKRDWSPSLGLRYVLLVVRCLLIEPFPESALNEQAGKMLLENYEEYARLARLYTGIHAHKHKNKSKTGAICESTTSLNAGQSNETVLSKNTALAPALSSTSTSTKVLGLHDQNAAPSDPAVGGASAAHKKDGLLAVKIPVEKKKIDARKKGLKRL; from the exons ATGGGGCTCCGGCTAATCTCAGATTCGTCCACCCGCGCCGCGCGCCGATGTGTAGGAATGTATTGGCCGATCGATTGGTCCCACTACTCGCATTTCGCCCCA GTTTTGGAGCTGTCTGCTCTTATTGGTTTCATG GCGACCAACGAGAACCTCCCATCAAATGTCATTTCACAATTGGCTAGAGAAATGAAGAATCTTGATGAATCACCTCCAGAAGGGATTAAAATTATTGTTAATGATGATGACTTCACTACCATTTGTGCTGATATTGAGGGCCCTG CTGGCACTCCATATGAGAATGGGTTATTCCGGATGAAGCTATTGTTGTGTCGCGACTTCCCTCACTCTCCTCCAAAAG GATTCTTCTTGACAAAAATATTCCATCCAAACATAGCAACTAGTGGTGAGATATGTGTGAACACATTGAAAAGGGATTGGAGCCCTAGTCTTGGATTAAGATATGTTCTGCTG GTAGTGAGATGCCTTCTGATCGAACCATTCCCTGAATCTGCCCTTAATGAACAAGCTGGAAAGATGTTACTGGAAAACTACGAGGAGTATGCACGCCTTGCAAG GCTATACACTGGCATTCATGCACATAAACATAAGAATAAGTCCAAGACCGGAGCTATTTGCGAGTCAACCACATCTCTAAATGCGGGTCAGAGTAATGAAACTGTTCTGAGCAAGAACACAGCATTGGCTCCAGCACTGTCATCTACGTCCACCTCAACCAAAGTTCTAGGCTTACATGATCAGAATGCTGCTCCTTCTGATCCTGCGGtaggaggagcgtcagcagcacACAAGAAGGATGGTCTGCTTGCTGTCAAAATTCCAGTTGAAAAGAAGAAGATCGATGCCAGGAAGAAGGGCCTGAAGAGGCTATAG
- the LOC124684383 gene encoding protein STRUBBELIG-RECEPTOR FAMILY 3-like has protein sequence MNVANLGGKLGSLGGFTAITTIDLSNNNIGGPIPEDLPLTLQSLFLSDNQLTGSIPISLSKLTSLSAMSLNANHLDGELPDAFDPLVGLVNLDISSNNFSGVLPPSVKNMSSLTTLRIQDNQLSGTLDYLQDLPLKDLNVENNLFSGPVPPKLLNIPTFKMDGNPFNTTIAPSASPPSAAAGPSPTPTPAGPKPAPTPTTTPTGLNPTRAPPSPPSKSPPPSNSSDGSTTRDSTSSSRKHSSSALKIAGFVLLGVVLFIAIVLLVIFCLSKYQERQSRYDDNRSQLGRMSHRVEPQIMPASVKPRDDIKKGEALDKRGRDMSMAAAALPKKPDENRKEHIINLDRTDSELFAAAPPPPPPPPPLPAAQKVIVNPIVPPEKRYSPPPRTSTPNSATPFSVASLQQYTNSFREQNVIRESRLGKVYLAELPEGKLMEVMKVDNTNGRVSVDDFLDLVARVSKIKHPNILELVGYCAEYGQRLLVYNHFSRKTLDDALHDREDIDNTLSWNARLQVALSSGKALQYLHESVQPPVVHQNFEPENVLLDNKVSVCVAECGLAELMPSNSVTQLSGRMRTLLNYEAPELQESRIITERGDVYSFGVVMLELLTGRKPYDSSRPRHEQHLVRWAGFQLHDIESLSKMVDPSIRGQCPEKALSRFADIISRCIQREQEFRPPMSEIVQDLASIVNASGEESE, from the exons ATGAATGTTGCAAACTTGGGAGGGAAGCTCGGCAGCTTAGGCGGCTTCACTGCGATCACCACCAT AGATCTTAGTAATAATAACATTGGTGGACCTATACCAGAAGACCTACCTCTCACATTGCAGAGCCT TTTCCTCTCCGATAATCAGCTCACTGGAAGCATCCCGATTTCATTGTCAAAGCTTACAAGTTTATCAGCCAT GTCACTCAATGCCAACCATCTGGATGGAGAACTGCCAGATGCTTTCGATCCACTTGTTGGGCTTGTAAATTT GGACATTTCTTCTAACAACTTTTCTGGTGTGTTACCACCTTCAGTGAAAAACATGTCATCTTTGACTACATT GCGCATACAAGACAATCAACTGTCAGGGACCCTTGACTACTTGCAGGATCTTCCTCTGAAAGACTT GAATGTAGAGAACAACTTGTTTTCTGGACCAGTGCCTCCAAAGCTACTGAACATACCAACCTTCAA AATGGATGGTAATCCATTTAATACCACTATAGCCCCGTCAGCATCACCACCTTCAGCAGCAGCAGGACCTTCACCAACTCCAACACCAGCAGGACCAAAACCAgccccaacaccaacaacaacacctACGGGTCTAAATCCAACACGAGCACCTCCATCACCCCCCTCAAAATCCCCTCCTCCTTCAAACTCTTCTGATGGATCAACTACTCGAGATAGCACTTCATCATCTAGAAAACATAGTTCGTCAGCCCTCAAGATTGCTGGATTTGTTCTTCTTGGAGTGGTGCTGTTCATAGCTATAGTCCTGCTGGTAATATTTTGCTTGTCCAAGTACCAAGAGAGGcagtcaagatatgatgataacaGAAGTCAGCTTGGAAGGATGAGCCATAGGGTTGAACCCCAAATTATGCCAGCTTCAGTGAAGCCAAGGGACGATATTAAAAAAG GTGAGGCCCTTGACAAGAGAGGTCGCGACATGAGTATGGCAGCAGCAG CTCTCCCAAAGAAGCCTGATGAAAATCGAAAGGAACACATAATTAATTTAGATCGAACAGACTCAGAACTTTTTGCAGCtgcaccgccaccgcctccacccccacctccactaCCCGCTGCTCAAAAAGTTATTGTAAATCCTATTGTTCCTCCAGAAAAGAGATATAGCCCTCCACCAAGGACAAGTACACCAAATTCTGCGACACCCTTCTCTGTTGCATCCCTTCAACAATACACAAACAGTTTCAGAGAGCAGAATGTGATAAGAGAGAGTAGATTGGGAAAGGTATACCTAGCTGAGCTTCCTGAAGGCAAG TTAATGGAGGTTATGAAGGTTGACAATACTAACGGAAGAGTGTCAGTAGATGACTTTCTAGATTTGGTTGCACGTGTCTCAAAGATCAAGCATCCTAACATCCTTGAGTTAGTTGGATATTGTGCTGAATATGGACAGCGGTTACTCGTGTATAATCACTTTAGTAGAAAAACACTAGACGATGCACTTCATGATAGAGAGGATATTGACAATACTCTATCATGGAATGCTCGCCTCCAGGTCGCTCTTAGTTCAGGAAAAGCCTTACA ATATCTCCATGAAAGCGTCCAACCACCAGTTGTGCATCAGAATTttgaaccagaaaatgtgctccTTGATAACAAAGTATCTGTGTGCGTTGCTGAATGTGGATTGGCAGAACTGATGCCATCAAATTCTGTCACTCAG TTGTCAGGTCGGATGCGTACATTACTGAACTATGAAGCGCCTGAACTCCAGGAATCTAGGATCATCACAGAACGAGGTGATGTTTACAGTTTTGGAGTAGTGATGCTTGAACTTCTTACTGGGCGTAAACCATACGATAG TTCACGCCCACGCCATGAGCAGCATCTTGTTAGATGGGCTGGTTTTCAGCTTCATgacattgaatccctctccaagatgGTAGACCCTTCTATTCGTGGGCAGTGTCCTGAGAAAGCATTGTCGCGATTTGCTGACATAATTAGCCGTTGTATCCAG AGGGAGCAAGAATTCAGGCCACCAATGTCTGAAATTGTCCAGGACCTAGCTAGTATTGTAAACGCTTCTGGTGAGGAATCAGAGTAA